GACGCCCAGGGTCCTTACGCCGCAACGGTCTTCCACTCCTGGCTGCTCGTCGTCCGGGGGGTGGTGCGGCGCACCGGGCCGCGCGGGGTCTCGGTCCGGGCCACCGGCGCCTGGGAGCTCACCGGGCTGTTCCAGGCCTACGAGGTCGGTGGCCTCGAGGCGGTCAGGACGGCGATGGCAGAGTCGGCGGACGAGTCGGCGATGACGGCGGAGGCCGTCGCCGGGGCTGCGGAGTCCCGCTCCACCCGTCCGGTCGTGGCTCGGGCCCCCGGCGGCGACCGGCCACTCACCGCGGGGGGCATGGGCCAGCGACGGGTGCTCGTGCACCCGAGCGGGTTCCGGCAGTCGCCGTACGCCGATGTCGGCACGCCCGGCGACGACGTCAAGAGGGGTACCCCGCCGCGCAAGCTGTGGCACGCCAGTCCCGGAAGCCCGGGCCAGTGAGCCGCGCGGCAGCGGTGCGGTGGCCCGGGTTGTCGGAGTGGTCGGAGTTGTCCGACCGGCGCGGCAGGATGGTCCGGTGAGCCGCAGCCAGCTGAACCGGCCGGCGTCCCCGCAGCGGGCGGTCGACGGCGTCCCGGGCGGACCCAGCGCCCCGGTCGACGACACCGGCTGCACGGTGCTCCACGTCGACATGGACGCCTTCTACGCGTCGGTCTCGCTGCTGCGGCACCCCGAGTTCGTGGGCACCCCGGTGATCATCGGTGGGCACGGCAACCGGGGGGTGGTGCTCACCGCCAACTACGAGGCGCGGGCCTTCGGCGTCCACTCGGCGATGCCGATGACCCGGGCCCGTCGGCTGTGCCCGCACGCGACCGTGCTCGAGCCGGACCACCACGAGTACGACCGGGTGTCGTCCAACGTGATGGAGATCTTCGCCTCGGTCACCCCGCTCGTCGAGCCGCTGTCGCTGGACGAGGCGTTCCTCGACGTGTCCGGGGCGGTGCGACGGCTCGGGTCCCCGGTGCACATCGGCGAGCTGATCCGGGCCCGGGTCCACGACGAGCAGAGGATCACCTGCTCGGTCGGGGTCGCCAGCACCAAGTTCGTGGCCAAGCTGGCCTCCACCCGGGCCAAGCCGGACGGCCTGCTCGTCGTCCCGCGTGACCAGGTGGTGGCGTTCTTGCACCCGCTGCCGGTCGGCTCGCTGTGGGGGGTGGGGGAGAAGACCGAGGAACAGCTGACCCGGCTGGGGCTGCGCACGGTCGGGGACCTCGCCCGGACGCCGGAGGCCACCCTGCAGCGGGCCCTCGGTCCGGCGCTGGGCGCCCACCTGGCCGCACTGGCCTGGGGACGCGACGAGCGCCCGGTGGTGCCCCGCGAGCCGGACAAGTCGATCGGCGCGGAGGAGACCTTCGGCACCGACGTCGACGACCCGCGGGTGATCCGTCGCGAGCTGCTGCGACTGTCGGAGAAGGTGGCGGCCCGGGTACGGGCGGGGGGCTACCGGGGTCGCACCGTGTCGATCAAGGTGCGGTTCGCCGACTTCACCACGATCACCCGCTCGCGCACGCTGCGCGAACCCACCGACGTCGCCCAGCAGGTCTACGCCGTGGCCGGGCAGCTGTACGACGTGCTGGGCCTGCAGCGGGCCCGGCTGCGGCTGGTCGGCGTCCGGCTGGAGGGGCTGGTGGACGCCGACGAGGTCGCCGAACAGCTGCTGCTGGACGCGCCGGACCGGGGCTGGCGGGAGGCCGAGCAGGCCGTCGACCGGGCCGCCCAGCGGTTCGGGTCGGGAGCCGTGCGGCCGGCCGCGCTGGTCGCACGGGACCCCGACGGGCCCGGGAACTCCGGACCTTAGTCACCCGTTTCTACAGTCGGGTTTCCACACGGCCGATGGCTGCTTATGCTTGACGTCAACGGGTGACCCCGTGACCAGCCCGCAAGGAGGAGCCGTGCCGCTCTCCGAGCACGAGCAACGACTGCTCGAGCAGATGGAGCGGGCGCTGTATGCCGAGGACCCGAAGTTCGCGACAGCGCTCCGCGGATCTGATCTGCGCCGGCACTTCCGGCGCCGGATCCTGCTCGGCGTCGTCGGTCTGCTCGCCGGTATCGGTCTGCTGCTCGTCGGGGTCGTCAGCAAGGTGGTCGTGGTCAGCGTGCTGGGCTTCCTGGTCATGCTCGGCGCGGCACTGTGGGCGGCCACCAGCTGGCGACGGATGCCGGCCGTGGGTGACCTCGGT
This region of Actinomycetes bacterium genomic DNA includes:
- the dinB gene encoding DNA polymerase IV, whose product is MLHVDMDAFYASVSLLRHPEFVGTPVIIGGHGNRGVVLTANYEARAFGVHSAMPMTRARRLCPHATVLEPDHHEYDRVSSNVMEIFASVTPLVEPLSLDEAFLDVSGAVRRLGSPVHIGELIRARVHDEQRITCSVGVASTKFVAKLASTRAKPDGLLVVPRDQVVAFLHPLPVGSLWGVGEKTEEQLTRLGLRTVGDLARTPEATLQRALGPALGAHLAALAWGRDERPVVPREPDKSIGAEETFGTDVDDPRVIRRELLRLSEKVAARVRAGGYRGRTVSIKVRFADFTTITRSRTLREPTDVAQQVYAVAGQLYDVLGLQRARLRLVGVRLEGLVDADEVAEQLLLDAPDRGWREAEQAVDRAAQRFGSGAVRPAALVARDPDGPGNSGP
- a CDS encoding DUF3040 domain-containing protein, translated to MPLSEHEQRLLEQMERALYAEDPKFATALRGSDLRRHFRRRILLGVVGLLAGIGLLLVGVVSKVVVVSVLGFLVMLGAALWAATSWRRMPAVGDLGVASAPGVDSGRRSGKAAKPKVMDRFEERWRRRREEDGR